The proteins below are encoded in one region of Triticum aestivum cultivar Chinese Spring chromosome 1B, IWGSC CS RefSeq v2.1, whole genome shotgun sequence:
- the LOC123135376 gene encoding uncharacterized acetyltransferase At3g50280, with amino-acid sequence MNPDPSPCLYNVSTTERCPTPSCVTPSLRARAAATTHSMAPPISADVVVEAAPAPASMAVLNQMVCASAPAPIITVVSKQLVLPEGASPVGDLKLPVSDMPMLSCHYIQKGLFFPPAGMPNARLVSSLALSLSRALGVFPALAGRLVTLPDDRIVIRCDDGAVEFYHAVAPALSLAEFLVRDADVPTRLTKDLFPMDRTVSYEGHRRPLTSFQVTVLGDGAVFVGLVANHAVVDGTSFWHFFNTWAGLCRGEPVQPPDFSRNFFGGSTAVLRFSGRDGPAVTFDASAPLRERVIHFSAASIRGLKAAANRCRKTNEDDEVNGKLVHDLKVQGGCGEISSFQSMCAHMWRAVTRARLQLAADATTTFRMAVNCRHRLRPKISPVYFGNAIQSVATTATVSELASHDLGWAAAKLHTTVVAHEDGAIRQAAADWEAAPRCFPLGNPDGAALTMGSSPRFPMYDGNDFGWGRALAVRSGRANKFDGKMSAFPGQAGDGSVDVEVCLAPDTMGRLLCDDEFLQFVSHAPSP; translated from the coding sequence ATGAACCCAGACCCATCTCCATGCCTATATAACGTGTCGACCACCGAGCGATGCCCAACGCCATCTTGTGTGACGCCATCACTGAGAGCGCGCGCAGCAGCCACTACACACAGTATGGCTCCGCCGATCTCCGCCGACGTCGTGGTGGAGGCTGCACCGGCACCTGCGTCCATGGCCGTGCTAAACCAAATGGTTTGCGCGAGCGCGCCAGCGCCGATCATCACCGTCGTCTCCAAGCAGCTGGTTCTGCCGGAGGGCGCCTCGCCGGTTGGAGACCTCAAGCTGCCCGTCTCCGACATGCCTATGCTGTCGTGCCACTACATTCAGAAGGGGCTCTTCTTCCCGCCCGCGGGCATGCCGAACGCCCGCCTCGTGTCGTCGCTCGCGCTGTCACTGTCCCGCGCGCTCGGCGTCTTCCCGGCGCTCGCGGGACGGCTCGTCACGCTCCCCGACGACCGCATCGTCATCCGGTGCGACGACGGTGCCGTCGAGTTCTACCATGCGGTGGCGCCCGCTCTGTCGCTCGCCGAGTTCCTCGTGCGCGACGCCGACGTGCCCACCAGGCTGACGAAAGATCTGTTTCCGATGGACCGCACCGTCAGCTACGAAGGCCACCGCCGCCCGCTCACGTCGTTTCAGGTCACGGTGCTCGGCGACGGCGCTGTCTTTGTCGGCCTCGTCGCCAACCACGCTGTCGTGGACGGCACCTCATTCTGGCACTTCTTCAACACGTGGGCTGGGCTGTGCCGCGGCGAGCCAGTCCAGCCGCCGGACTTCAGCCGCAACTTCTTTGGCGGCTCCACGGCCGTCCTCCGCTTCTCCGGGCGCGACGGCCCCGCAGTGACGTTCGACGCATCGGCGCCCCTCCGTGAGCGAGTCATCCACTTCAGCGCCGCGTCAATTCGCGGCCTGAAGGCGGCGGCCAACCGCTGCAGAAAAACCAACGAAGATGACGAGGTTAACGGCAAGCTCGTGCATGATCTCAAGGTCCAGGGAGGTTGCGGGGAGATCTCCTCCTTCCAGTCGATGTGCGCGCACATGTGGAGGGCCGTGACGCGAGCGCGGCTGCAGCTGGCCGCCGACGCGACGACAACGTTCCGCATGGCGGTGAACTGCCGTCACCGCCTGCGCCCGAAGATCTCCCCGGTCTACTTCGGCAACGCCATCCAGAGcgtggcgacgacggcgacggtgtcCGAGCTGGCTTCCCACGACCTCGGGTGGGCGGCGGCCAAGCTGCACACGACCGTAGTGGCGCACGAGGACGGCGCCATCCGGCAGGCCGCGGCGGACTGGGAGGCGGCGCCCCGGTGCTTCCCGCTGGGGAACCCCGACGGCGCGGCGCTCACCATGGGCAGCTCGCCGCGGTTCCCGATGTACGACGGCAACGACTTCGGCTGGGGCAGAGCGCTCGCCGTGCGGAGCGGCCGGGCGAACAAGTTCGACGGCAAGATGTCGGCGTTCCCGGGCCAGGCGGGGGACGGCAGCGTGGACGTGGAGGTGTGCCTCGCCCCGGACACCATGGGCCGCCTCCTCTGCGACGACGAGTTCCTGCAGTTCGTGTCCCATGCACCTTCACCTTGA